gagagagattgttggGTGTACACATGTGAGTAAAATCTCACattgaataataatgaaaaaaatgagtggttaatataatatagttgaGCTCATACCTATTGGGTTGGGTTaagtgtgtctctatatgttatattaatcactCAATGAATTTCTCCCCAATTtggctaataaaaaaaatgtggaatCATATACTTTTTCAAGGATTTGGACCTTTGAAAAAAACCAACTTTTTTATAGTATTTGTACATTAGACAACATTTTATGAGCGTCATTGTACTTCTTTGCTAATTATGACTgtctttaaattaattttagatatgTTTATTTCAAgcattttattgttattacttaattttaaaacctacttctctaaaaaaaaaaaaaaaaactaaaacatagaataaaaatattaagttaaaaaatatataagaatatatttATCATATCCCATGCtactaatttttcaagaaatatTGTACCCACCCATTCCTATTTCCCTTACGCATGTCAATATCGAGCAACTTGGGTTGGCATTTAAGATATATCTTTTTTGCAACGAAGCGTAaactatcaaaaacaaaacgTATCCTTTGCCTTATCGGTTGTCAACAAAATAATTCCAAAACTAGATTTATACTCTTCTTTGAAGAAGAGTATAAATCTAGTTTTGGAATCATTGATGTTGCCGATAAGGAAATTTCCTTAATGGCAACATCAATGATACCAATAATATTGTTGTATTTCACTATTTCGTACTCCTAATTATcatactcaaaaataaataaataaataaataccgGATGAACCTCTTCGAGAAAGTATCAGAAGTACGAAAAAAGATTATTGTCCTAACTCCTAATTGCTGTTCCTAACACTCTGCCTCTCCTTTGTTTATCTCAAAATTTAATTGCTTAACTCATTCCTATTGtttagcataaaaataaaaataaataaaatcaaccaCATAACCAGCACACTTCACTAATTCTAAACAGTAGATCTATACagttaattttcaaaaaccttTCCTTTAAAGGAATGTTTACGATGCCCATAACTTCTTAGTCTATGTAGACGTTGTTTGCAAGTAATGACTACGCGTTTTACGTGCATCAAGGAAACTTCttttgttttggataaataCTGCGTACCAACTAGTTTTTTGCTGAAATAAATTACAAACTATTAATTCCTCtatttaattcaataatttaaaaaaaaaattagtaaaaatccTCTAAATAAACTCGGTTTCACAGGGTCAGTTTCGTACCTCATTCTAGACTCATTGGTTCGTACTTCGTAATACTCAAGTAATTAACTTTGCATCCTCTGAACAAATTGTGAGACTATTCTTGTTGGCATTAACAAATTATATGTAAAGGATATGATTTTCCTCAAATTTCCTTAATTCTCTCACTCTTTATTTTGCAGGAATGTACAAGATTCAACTTTTCATTCAAAGCCTATTTGTAGTTTTGACATTTGAGCTTGTTTATCTCTCTCAATTCTCTCATGCTGATGTTGGCACAGCTGCCCACTACAGAACCCCATATTTACGTAAGTGGCACTGGACAAAAGTAACTCCTTTGCATTACTGTTATTCAAAACTttgagctctttttttttttttttttatcctgtTACACAGCCACAGCCTGCTATGGAAACGATGCAACACAGTTTCCTTCGAGCAACCTGTTCGCGTCAGCCGGTGAGGGGATATGGGACAATGGTGCTGCATGTGGGAGGCAGTATTTGGTTCGGTGCATAAGCGCGGCTCACCCTAGAACTTGCATTCCAGGACAGACAATTCAAATAAGGATCGTTGATCGTGCACTTAGTTCAGTTTCTAGGCCTTCCCGGCATGGTGCTACCATTGTTCTTTCTAAAACTGCATTTAGGATGATTGCCAGACCTTCAACCTCATACATCAACATAGAATTCCAGCAGTGAGTCTCTATTgtcatttcttcattttctcttttcgcCCCCCTCAAccctttaatttttcttctggTTTCTGGTTAAGAGttttcctaaaattttattaattaacgTGTAGGGTTTGAAGTGGAGATGCAATTGAGATCCCATCATTGTTCTTCGAAGAAGTTGGAGGGGAAGAGAGTCAATGTAcgtgtttggttttattttttataaaatcagTTTGGCTAATCagccttaatttattttattttatttttatacatccATTTATAAAGTGTTAGTATATATGTCATTCTAGCCCACTGAGTTTGGGCCCAATATACTGTATTTGTAGCATATTATATTACCTGTACTTCACACATAATATGTCTATATAAAACTCTTTATTGTACGGTGTCATACAcagaatatatatatcaatatacataatattctctctctctctctctctctctctctctctctctctctctctctctctctctctctatatatatatatatatatatatatatatatatattcttaaacaCAACTTAATTGAATTGCCCTCAATTATGGTTATCCATCTAGAGCGTTGAAGTTTAAGTTGTCTAATTTTAGAACCAtgcatttttctctctaaataaTGTTATTCAttgcattcatttttctttctatctacTCTAACTgaatctaagtatatatatttatgaaactCCTTCTTAGAAACTGAATCCCAACCCTTGAACGTACCTGGCCCTTGCTAGTaaaatcttgaaatgaagaaaatagtGCCTCTCTAATAGGACAAATTATATGCATCATTAATTGTAGCTCTATGTTCGAAAGGATTATTTTTATGATGTGTGTGGACCTAggactttttttatatataggtatataaaaGTATCGGTGGTAATAGATGTGATCAGCACTTTAATGAATATGATGTGTATGCACAAAAATACGATAGGGAAACAGAATTCCTAAATCGGCATTTGCTTGAATGGGGTACAAGCAAGATATGGGTGAAATCTCGGGCTGAGCATTGGAAGAGGTTGCTTAGTTGTTGACCAAGAGCCGTTGGAGAGAGATGGTAAGTCCAATCAAACGAGGTCATACTTGCTCGATCGAGAGAATTGCAAAAAGTAAAACTTCTATAAAATTTTGCAgaataaagaggaaaaagaggatttttttttagtcccTAACAGCTGCTTACAACCAAGGCAACATTTTCGAGCGTTTGAATCAAGCAAAGTGATCTGAAAGTGTGCCTTTTCAAAGAAAAGGCTTCAAGGTTTATAAATGGACTtccatattcaacaaaaataattttggctTCCCAAAGATAATCTTTAACtccataaacaaataaacaaaaaaaagcttaaattacaacaataaaaagtagcccaaaaaaaaaaaaaaaaattatagccaaaataataataatgttggTAGCGTGGTTTTAttgttgaagaagaaaaaagaaaaaggggttgTGTATATAGCTGCTGGTAGAAATCAATTGAATTTTGGGATGGGGCAATGTGCATGCATGTATTATTGTATATGCATATGGTTGCGGTTACATCAACCCAACTAACTAAAGAGCCAACCTCTGAGAGTTTGTAATGATGATTTTTGTCAAAGTGGTTGCAGTTACGCAACTTTCAATTCAAGTTAGTTACTCACAGCAATTAcaattcatctctctctctctgtttggaTATGGATGTGTGTCTGTGTAGACAAGGACTGTTGTTGCTCGTCAGTAGATCCTGTGATTGGTAGCTGAACCTTTGGCTTCaaatgtcattttctttttccacatGTATTGTTGAAATCCGACTATTTAGTACCAAATGGATATGATTGGAAAAGGAATGATTTGCATGCATGATGTTTTATGTGCTTACCACTCTCTGTTTGATAATGCTTCTTTTCCCTCCCATTAAATTGATACTTacttttccctttcaaaaatcTATATTGTAGGAGTTTCAATCACTCTTGCATTAAGCATTTGGGCTACTTAGTTTGATGCATGGTCGAGATGTTTTTCCCCCCTAAATTTAACTGAGCAGTTGAGCTGAAACTGGACTGTATGAATAGGATTTCGAATTTTAGAACCATTTCCAATCATCTCCAAGTTCTCCAACAACCTAGTCAGTTGCCCTCAATGAAACATAAGTTTGGATAATTTAGCAATCTTGCCGCTCGAAGTTTGCAGTTCAAATACTATCATAAGATAATCTTTTTAGTgattgtttaatatatatatatatatatatagagagagagagagagagagagagagagagagagagattgttaaaaaaattaggttATAATCAATTAGAAATGATTTTAATTAGTACCATGAAAAAAATAGAGCACAATTTTGTTGAGTTAAAgattaatttatgaaataaagtattttcttttaagcgtttattttattttattttattttattttttacttaagaattttattatatGTAATTTGCTCCCTAGAAAAATGTGGCTCCAAAAATACCTTCCATAACTGTTACAAAACTTTGTattgtttattcattttcttttctacgACTAAAGCCTCTATTATGATAATGATGCAGCACAGTTCCCTTTGAGCAACGGGATGGTGCTACCATGGTTCTTTCTACAATCGCATTTGGAATAATTACGAACCCTTAAGCCATATCCATTAACATAGAATTCCAGCAATATGTCAGTCTGTATTGTCTTTCTTCGTTTTCTCCTTTACCCATTAGcccattaatttttcttttggcatctctcttctctactAGGTCATTTTGTTCTGACTTTTGAATACCATGTTGATTCTAATGCTTGAAAATGAAATCACGCAGTTCAGGAATTCGAACCATCTAATAAAACTAAACACTTAAGTAGAATAGTTAAATTATCTCtctgatagagagagagagagagagagagagaaaacggCAATTAAAATGTATTGAATTTTGGTATCGGATTAAGTTAGAGATCTATGGTTTGATTTctgcttacaccaaaaaaatcaattagtatcTCGACCTggtgataaagaactatcattaaAAGTAGACGTTATATAAGTTGAAACTgtctcttaaaaataaataaaaaagctaaaGTATAATTCAACCACTTTTAATCTCTTTTAGTGACCTTTCAACAAATATTTTAGCGACCTTTCAACATTTAAGATATATTTTCCTTGCAACGGAAGCATAAAAACAAAACGCATCATTTGCCTTATCAGCAACAGTATAAAACTTCTAGAACACTCTCTTGCTAAATAGAACTCAGATTTTATTGAATGAATTGTGAAAATCCAAGCAACTGAGCAAATAGATAATACCTACTCTATATATACACGATCTAACCaagcaaaacaaaataacaaactcCCCTATTTTGGTGGGAAGAGCGGTTACAAGATTCAGCTGAGTATACACGTTCTAATTGAATTACATTGCCTAACTCCCTAAGCCACGTGGCATTAACTCCTCTAAACTATGGATGAACAGCTCATGATATGGCATAGCTTCTATAACTTCCAATAACTCCTTGCTAGCCCAAGTATGCTCTGCTGTCACTTGACCATTGCTCCTCAACTCCCCAATTCTGTTATGATGCTCTTCAAGCTTGTTAAGATGCCCTGCACCTGCGCTATCACACTTGCTGTGATGCCTTGTACTTGCAGTGTCAATTGCAACCTTGCTGCTGTGATGTCTTGCACTTGCAGTGTCAATTGCATTAGCAATTTCAACAGACAGTAATCAGAATTGATGAAATCCTATATTTATTATCACCTTGCCTTCCTTATTGGCAACATCATGACTTCAATAATGCTGTACGCTGATTATCggaccctaaaaaaaaaaaaaaaaaaaaaatggacccCTCTTTATTTTTCCTAACACCCTGCCTGTTGTTAGTGTATCTCAAAATATAATTGCTAATATTCACAAACTAACATTTAAGATACagtcatctcaaaaaaaaaaaaaaaaaaaaaacatttatgatACAGTCACATTATCTAGTCTCATTATCAACCACATAACCAGCATACCCCACTGATTTTAGGGTTTGGTTTATTTTCAGTACATTTTTAACTagaatctccttttattttaatgaaaaactgcCACATCaactactaactaaataaaaagtgaagattaaaactcactatcACTTgctattgtgtatttaaaataaaaaaacacccctagttaaaaaaatactgaagGTAAGCTAAATCCCTTATTTTAAGCTGTAGAACTGTACAATTTTTTCAAATGCCTTTCCTAAGTTTCCTTTGAAggaatctatatatattaaatagcCAAAactagattttaattggattttaaattttgagacacgtgtcctatttaatttttaaatttatattaagtgaattattgattgtaaaaatcgaagagttcaaatccaattagattctaaattggatttcaatttgatggtttttagaccccttaaaacacaattggattaacctaggtaattagccaagttgttacttagtccaattaagcaagtctaggttatcacaataataaagatcaaatcatgcaaagcagcggaaaataaataacacacgatatgatcacccaggaaaccaaaccggtaaaaacctagggaggatttgacctagctatcctcaaggtaaacttgaatccactatcagaaagaatcgaagttcatacaaaaggacttacaagcacccccgcttgacttcctaatgctatcaaccagtagaacttactgacacgaccacgtgcaagctccgaatccacggactccttttttttttggatttccaccagctacaagcacccccacttgtgtattctttaagctttaatggcagcaattgttttgatcatcaaggtgtagagaatatctcctccttgaaaaccctaagtttgtgtaaaggaaagctcctctagatctcacaagagatttacacaaaccgcaatatgagcaacactaaaacgtggctagggtttgccttttatacttaagacaaataagaaaccctaaaaacgttttaaaacaactagggctgagttggaaaattctgcggaaaagcaatctgcccgacgttcgatcggtcgagcctaagcttcaatcgatcgagccaggccgaaagccacactgctttctactttacactcgattccaactttacactgacatacaactttgagctagctttaaacacttctaaacacattgttttgatcatggtttgccaacaatacaaattagagttctaaatacataaagtcctaaattttagaacctaacaaactccccctttggcaatccgtgacaaaacacaacatataagctcaaagtttacaaaatgaaaagccctttacaaaataatgctcataaacaaaaattcaatcctaactactatccgtcagttgcaagtgtagacagcagctcaattgaatcaacctgtatatttcctgaaacactaaacaaaatgcataaccgcatgtgtggaaataatacaagtaaacaaaataacttcttgatttcaaacaacacacaaataaagacatatatcaatgaataactcataaatataaatcaataaacagtttgaaacaagaaacaaataaagtaccaacaaaaacataaaactccccctaacatgaatatcccatcaaaaacaaggtaagagctaaaaatgttaagtacacagtgaagcacctagatacaatctaaaactccacaagctccaaccaaaaacaaacagtctccccctgaaagcaaaaactctacaagtactccccctttttgtgacggaatgctaAAGGGCAcacaagatatccatcatcaaaagggaggtggtctaaactgcgccaactccgcacgcaaggcacggatctcatcaagcacgtccaccaaaatctgtccttaagccgcctgaacggtcaagacatcaTCCAACatgcgacgaatgtctgaatcatccgtagcagtcggtggaggaatagtagcatcagcatcagcagcagcacctgaaAGCTCAGCAGCagctgtacctgtagaagagggcgGAGGGAGAAcactactagatgacgcacctctaggacgagaaggagaaactctcaactgagcagccctctgacgaagaaaggtggcacctataggagctatcacatgaacaggctcacctgacggaaaaccatctagacccaaatagagcagaatcctatgaatgaaaataggatgaatcagcgcatgccctacgacagaactcctatgaacctcgttcaaagaacgaaggaacaaatGAGAAAAACTGATAGATGCTCTAGAAGTaaaggcgtacaaaaacacacatcgctctaaagggatggtgtgaaagtgagagataggccacaaggaatgacacacaatcctaaagaagagataggcagtctcggtaagctcagcggacgtgatccgaggatcagaaccccactggatagatgacccagtgatgtaagacatgactacatctaaagagggtgactcatcatagggatagacagCATCCCGAACTaccggcaccccaagagcctcagccaccacCCGAgcggtaatggtgaactctacaccttgtatccaactcctaacaagggtgttggaatcatagatgtggcaagagaggttcgagtagaactctctaatcacggtggtcggaggtggatgatctatctgtacgagaggcaaccaacccctagactcaaaattaGCCCTAATGGTCGGATTAagcgcatctaacacaacagctcgctcagaccagatcttacgcctacagttcaaggtgtcataggcttctctatacttatcattcttaaacagctctactctaggtggagactcaaaggaagtggaagtggtcctatgagctctagttttcctaggcatggtgctaagataaggatcaaaacacagagcgaaagaacaaaaaccacaaaacaaaaaaaacaagggcagactgcaagttagcacaaaaaaaaatagaatcaaattctatatgatgcataaacaagtttaaatgtcatgatgcatgtgctaatgcagtgaattaagtcagaaagattcaaagtacaaaattggcttgcacataaaggtttttaacacaaaaaccccaaaataaagaaaccacttgatcaatttttaaaaaattgacgaattgatcattgcacatgatagaataacaacaataatgaccaattacatcaattggagaagccaatttcatcaatttaagtcaatttgacaaaatccctaattcggatcaaattcaaaaccctagaattttcaatttttcaaaaaccaccaaattgatcaaattaaactatagggaacatcaatataacatcatggcacaaaaacccattgatcaatttcacaagAATAgtcttgaatcatcaaaaatcCCAATAATTTTCAAGATGCCGAAAATAGccatgagaatgcatgaaaaatgcatgaaaacaagaaataaacttgaaaaagaagggcaaaagggtcttaccggcttctaaggacaaaaaccttgcaaaaatcttgaaggaaaacgacaaaaattgatggtggagccaagagccaacgcggagagagagagagaagcttgaaaaagtttgaatagtgactttgaaaaagtcctattctgcttttttttaaaaacctgatATACAAgtctcgatcggtcgaaaatcagtctcgaccggtcgaaacagacagaggctccctctcttaaaaattttaaaattttaaaaatttcgatcggtcgaaaaacagaatggaccgatCGAATCAGGCAGAGGTTCACcatattttttaggaaaaacacaatttttgagaaacaaattgatttaactcaaagaattgaaattcaagaacaaaaatgcatgagtatgagatgatatgattttccaaacaagaattttaaaaccaatatttccaaaaacaaaattttgcattctccacaaattttcaagcaacaaatatagtttgcacataattcaaggtgattgcaaaaacttggttggtcagaccataaacacacataataacatgtacaatgtttagcaaatagtaactcgtgtagtgtgtgcgactagcaaagacatgagatacatgtgaggtgatatgtgaatagcaatcaaacacaaagtctacaaaattcatcacaaagaatttaaaagagactatcacctaaagagttacatcatataactcccacatctcctagatcataagcttgcaatcatgtaagtttcttatatttatgccttataatatacattccaattttaagtttatgtgagtttggcatcaagcctaatagtacacaccaattagattttaagaattaagcacttttaccgaggcttcaccttatgttctttttgtgcatgtgctacactttctcgagcacaaaatcttatgatatgcactaaggtattcatgattggctagtgaacagtggtgagatggttatttatgcctttctctataagttcaagtccaacatttaaaaacaagtgacttcaagattaagacatagtaatcaaaaaccatacacatctttcccacacaacatgcattacaaatcttcaactagtagagtgcaataattaagctcatcaaagctaaacaaggtacaaaaaacatgttatgtgaaaataaattgaccaaccttgttcttaaaaaccaagaagaatagtgcaaaaacaaaatgtgcttcctttttcccctttttttttttatttttttattttattaaaaaaaaacacctagaatgaaatgcatgaatgttatgctatgcaaatcctagagacaacaaaaaaaaaaaaaaaaaaacaaaaccaaagaacaatggtcacaaagggtagagaaatgaagcacaaggaccatgtcagaaagactcagttaggtcgagtcttttgcatccaaaactttttagatgcatcacgagcattggagttcttattcacttgagaatgattgccaactccaggattggaataaaggtttaaagcctttaccaaatcaccaataagtaccataggatcaagtgcttgaggcacaggtacttttggtttgtttgctctctttgcagcttgcagcttgtagcaatttggacgtatgtgtccagtctttccacaaaaatgacaaacccatgcaggtttatcatgtgtcttgtccttagatagggtaggcttcttaggcttagattctttcagatcaaccctaatcttcctagatgatgaaccttctaagggtttagtaacctcactcacagggggtttgacagtttcactcactaaaGGTTTAGAAGacgaagatgaaggaacaaacttagtgaaatggggagcggacacacagatgctatcaacataacctaaaccagttttgtcagaggatgacttttgaacacttagcatttgatcaagtttagaactagcagatctagcaacaaataaatcaagttccaaagatttaactttatcaagcaaaagcatgttttcagtttttacattgttcaaaagatcattagcaccaaacaatttaacaagcaaatttttcttttcaagctcaagagattcaattttctttaggccaagttcaacattcatagcatcctttgcagcaactttgcaaagtttgttataggcctcttgaagatctgcatcttcagagagttccccatcagaagggttctcttcaacagatatgctctcatcaactacagcagtagcagtgaaagcaatgaagtttccatcctcatcacaattagaatcatgatcagaaacttcaccatcactaagggttacagccatagccttacccatagacttcaaataggttagacattcagatttcaagtgtccatacccttgacatccaaaacattgaaagcccaaagaattattggaagTTTGACCTATTCTTTCTCTAagtttatcattgttattaaccttagtgggatcatgcttcctaaaatttctaggttcagcagtgtttgtgcctcttgcctttctattgttattcctgagaaaatttctaaaattcttgacaagataggcaatctctatagcaaagagctcatcatcaaatccaccactttcaacatcatcaactgacttaagagccattgatttggatttggtagttttgggtagatccaactcataggattgaagagatcctacaagctcatcaacagggatggagtccacatccttgctttcagtaatggcagtcaccttgggtctaaagtcttcagttaaagatctaagaatcttcctaacaattttaggttgatcatagatttcacccaagttaaaagcagaattaacaatatcattcagttttgcatagaattcatcaaaagattcatcatcagacatcctaatgcattcaaatttagaagtcaattgttgcaatttatttattttgacagccttcgtgccttcatgcatagtctggaggatattccaagcagtatgagcgatctcaacattcgagattctcttaaattcctccatagaaacagcattaaaaatcgcattcatagccttgctattgaacgaagctgcttctttctgagaagtttgccactcactaacaggagtaatgggcttctcccatccgtattcaacggagttccacaccctctcatcaatggatttcaagaaggctttcatccttactttccagtaagcataattattcccatcaaagtgaggaggaataactagagagtgttcgtgttccatgacaacaggggtcaaggatcagctcaaagatcaaaggatcaaaaacaaaagagctacctgttctgataccacttgacggtttttagacccctt
This DNA window, taken from Quercus robur chromosome 2, dhQueRobu3.1, whole genome shotgun sequence, encodes the following:
- the LOC126712995 gene encoding EG45-like domain containing protein encodes the protein MYKIQLFIQSLFVVLTFELVYLSQFSHADVGTAAHYRTPYLPTACYGNDATQFPSSNLFASAGEGIWDNGAACGRQYLVRCISAAHPRTCIPGQTIQIRIVDRALSSVSRPSRHGATIVLSKTAFRMIARPSTSYINIEFQQV